Genomic DNA from Mauremys mutica isolate MM-2020 ecotype Southern chromosome 13, ASM2049712v1, whole genome shotgun sequence:
ctgcttcccccgcccccaacactgCTCCGTTGTCCTTACCCTGCAGGGCTTCAGAGACTCTCGCTGCTTGCAACTGCacctctcatcagttgccactaaTCATTCACACccccccctcctgtttcttgacccagcctttgggtacactcttgctatcacagcctcacaaattaagtcagTAATTTTCTacattgcataatttcacttatcacccatattgtattattgcactgtgattcacattttacttgtaattataacaccccattggttgcctccacctttctgatatactttgtatttgcattgatactattgtgttacattgtgtataaggccactaaccacttaatacattctatctaagattgttgaccattctatatagaagctaccaGTTTATTTTGCATctccttttggtatgttttacattccacactgtatctagagttgttcctatataaagttgagttgcttactaactgtactgtatcccattgtgctaaaccccacttactgtaccccactgttagaactccctacactgttcaataagaaacctccccccaccatcattgtctattgtaaaccccctatacaccccatcccatcgtatttcattgttaaattctcaccactccctttttcctttaataaagaaattaattggcaccccacccatgtggtaattgctccccaagatcccatatacctgcaggcagggacagatACCTGACACCATCCCATGACAATGCTACACTGACGACAACCTCGGACTCTTGCACAGAAACAGACAATTACATTGCGTGTTTCTGTTCTACCCTTCGCCCTCTGACCTCATCCTCTCCTGTTGTTGTGGATGTCCTTCCTCTTGCAGATGGTGAAGCTGCTGTACAATATTCACTACTCAGTAGTGTTTCATCACCACTGAAGTCTCTCTTGATTTTATAATAATGTCTCTCTCTGTATGTACAGATAAATGCAAATGAATTGATAAGAGAATGTGTATAACTGgcatcccatcgtatttcattgttaaattcccaccacttcctttttcctttaataaagaaattaattggcaccccacctgtgtggtaattgctccccaagatcccatatacctgcaggcagggacaaaAGGTCCCCCCAGAAAACCTCCAAAACTATCGCTGAGCCCTCCCAGACATTAAGGATTTTCTAAACTGCAATCATGGTCAGCTAGGAGTTCTACAGAAGGCCCAGTCTGTTTAAAATGGGACAAATCCAGAGCCCAGTACCAACACCTCATGAGCTTTACAAAATGTCGGGCTGTTCCCAGCTCAGCTCTGATACTGCCTATTTCACCACTAGATCATGAAGTACGATCTGATTGCAGGTTGATACAGGACAAAAGATTATTCCATTTACCGGATTTTTGTGTTTCAGTAATAGCTGGGCCCCTTTGAAAACAAGGCCTCTTTGAAAATGCCGGCTGAGCACTCTCTCCAGCCTCTGATTTTACAAATGTCCCCTCTCTTTATCATTGGACAAACAAGACCAACAGATAAAAACATCACAGAACTTTGGGGTGCTCATCATCCAGGCTTGCATCCATCTCTACCAGCACTGCGGTCATTCGCCTTCTAGGCCACTAACAGTAGTGTTAACACAAGCATCAAAGCTCAGTTAGTACCTTCTAATGACTTTATGGTGACCTCTGTGCAATGGTCTGGGGATCTTTGTGCAGTTCCCACAGCACATGTGTCCCCATCACTCAAACAGCAACATTACTGGCAATACTTTGTTCCCTTGTGGTCTGTCCATGGACATGGAGAAGGAAATCCTCTGTCACTATGGCAAGGGGCCCTCTTGGGAAGCACGGAGGCACATGTCCAGGAAATGGTACATGGGCGAAGATTGCACAGCCACTACTTGGGCTTCTGTGTGTTTCACTGAAAAATATCAGATGTCAGACTCTTGGGGTAATCATCTGGCCACTCAGAATTCAGATTAGTATGAAACAAACCAAAAAGGGACTGTAGGGTAGTTTGGCCGGGCCTCAGCCTGGAGTGAAGATCTGAGATAGCCACATGCAACCAGATCCTGTCAGGTAACTTCTGTTTACAGGGCAAGTGTGTCAGATGGGGCTTCCCCTTTTAAACTCAGTGGGAACGCTTCCTTCTTCCCTCCTGCCCACGTTTTATCCCCACTAAGCACCAAATCCTCATCTATGTGATAGGGGTCTCCATGGAGGCTTACAGGAGGCACTGAATCATTCCCACCTCACCCAGTTTAGAGTTGTGGCTCCAGGCACCTGACACAGGTGAGCCAGGGGTGCTGTGTCAGCCCCAATGCCGTTCTGTTTCCTCGCGGCTTGAGGTCAGTGGAGCTATACTGTGCACATGTTAACTGCTGGTCAATGTGTATGATGCGCCCCCCTTTACCTGAGCTATACAAGGCACATGTCTGAGGCAGCTGTCGGAGCACAAGCTGTCACAATGTATGCTCTTTAGCTCTGGAGGCCCCTAGTCCAATCCCTGGTGTGTCAGCCAAAATGGCATTTATCACCCAAGCGGGATTTAAACTGCTGTTGTCTTCAGGTGCTCGGTTGAGATTCCTCTTCTCAGAAGAAACATGTAAGGTCCTAATCAGGCCACATTACCTGTCCCCCCAATGTGTCCAGTCCACAGAGGATGAAAAAGTTGTATATGTTTTGGCTAGAATCTAGTGGCTCGTTAGCTCAAGAAGCCAGGAATGACTCAGACTCTGTGGAAGTCTCAGGTTCCATCTCTGCTGGTGGGAAAAAATGAGGGCTGAGTGACCAGAGTGCAGGGCGTGGGCAGGTGAACCTGCACACTAATCACAGATGTTAATTAGCTCCCCTTGAGAAAGCCAACAGAGATAATCAGACAGTTGGACCAGGTTGCTGGGATAAGGAGCCCATTATCCCATCAGTCCAAGTCTGTTAAAAAGTCAGGAAGACAGTCCCAAAGAAGACGAGAGCAAGGGACCAGGGCCTGCTCAGCTCAGTTACACTGAACCCTCAAGGGAGGGAGACCTTGGTTCCCCTCAAGTCCTGGGAAGAGGGACAAAAAGTGCTGTGGGTGCTGTAAATATATTGTTGCAAGGGATGGTTGTGGAAATGGTGGCGGGAACTTTAAAATAACAGGGTACGGCGAAGGCACAACCAGTGGAGTCCATACAGTTTCTGCAGGGAAgaagaggggagagaagccatgCCTCGTTACAAGCTGACACACACAGACCTACCAACAATACTGTTTTGAATGGAGAGATGCTGTGGTGACATGATCGACTGGTGTCCCCATACAACATAGGTCGGAGACAGTACAAATCTATGGCTTTTGTCAGCAGATAATATAACAGCATTCGACAGCATGGCATCCATCCTTGCTGAACACCCATGGAGAAGAGTAGCTATAATCTTAAATAGAAAACCTAGAGTGTCAAGGATGTGCTCTCACACCAAAATCACAGAGATCCCACCCCAAACACTGCAATAAAATATACACGGTGTAACCAAGAGCTGGTTAAAGCTACCTAGGAAATGGAGGGTAGACGGGGGAGAATAACTTGGGAGCAGACTGCGGTGGTGAAAACAAAGTAAATGGAACTACACTGGTTTTTCTCCCTCTGAGGATCTGAGTCTTGATATCTATGTATAAATAAGTTAAGATATCTATGTATAAATCATGTTTGTCCTAGGATTTTACTTAAGGCTGCAAAATGTAGGagttaaaacattttgattagtTATTGAGTGACAATAAGAGTGACACATGAGAAACTTCAGGGACCAATTCCAAAGGGAACCTGAGGATTACCTTAGCCATTAACCTCAGCCATTATTCTGGTATAAATTGTACGTCTTTCACTGAGAGGAAGGGAGCCTCTTAATCTCTTAGCCAGGGTATATAAGGGCTTTGTGAATGAAGTCTACCATCAGTGATGTCCCTTCAGTGATTTGCTGGTTCTGGGTTATGCTCATTTCATATCCTTTAACAATCGATTTGTAAGACAGAGAATGCATTTATTTATATGAGTCCAAAAGCTACAGGTCAGGGTGAAAACTTCACATTAGCATCAATCCTCATATGGAGTCCAGGTGAGTCTGAGACTTTTTAATCGGCTGAATGTTTTTCCTGTTTCAAAGACATTTTACTGATGAGCTACTGGAGTCTGGGACAGGTGTGTGGATTCTGTACCTGACTGTCATTGGCCTGTGCGTTTTAGTCACAGGCATTTTGTTTAGAACAGTGTATATATTTCTTACATTGTAGCCTGCAGTTGGGCTTCTCCTAGGTGATAAAGCAGGAAAACATCAGtattgtttctttttaatattatgtataattttgtttcctggtcagTTTGGTATTATCTACCTGAATGCATGAATTCCAATGGAAGAAGGCTGTAATAGAGAGGACGGGGTGCTAAGGGAGGGTACAACAATGGCAAAGATAGAAAACGTCTCCTCAAACTCAACTGCCAGGTTTATACCTATTTAGAGGGACCCACTCAGCCTCTACCCTGGGGAGAGGGCTGTTTGACCAAGGATGAGCAGAGAGAGATCAAAAGGCACTGAAGTTCTAGAAAGTGTCCCTTTTGGTGGGGGGCAGAAGCGTGGGAATGGTCAGCATGCTGGAGGCTGACAGATGAACAAACAGATTGACTGTGAGTCTGGAACTGCAGCGAGCAAGCCTGGTGCCCAGAAAGAACAGAAGACAGCCAGGCTGGGTTATGTCTAGCCAGGAGCCAAGGGGAATGCCAAGCATAGGGAAGACAATATGAAAAGAGGTCTCTGTTATTTTCAGATCTGCTTCTCTAGGCACTATGGACAATTGGGGCAAAATTCCACAAACCATGGTAGCATTATTGATATTAATGgagtttctcctgatttacatcattgTACACAATACCTCAGCATAGAGGTGAACACCAGCAGTCattcagggtggggggaggatggagTAAAGGGTTGACTTTGACTAGCTACATGATGATCTACCTGTGACTTGTCTCTTTAAATGGCGATAGCTATCTCAAGTTATCTATCTCAATGAAAAACACGCTCCTTTGTTCAGCAAAGATGAAGTGTGGCGGGGGTAGGTATCTAAAACATGTGGGTGCTGTAGCTCCAAGAAGTGAGTGCAGGGCAAGGGttctacccaggggcggctctagacatttcgccgccccaagtagggcggcatgccgcggggggcactctgctggttgccgggagggcggcaggcggctccggtagacccggagggtcctctggtcccgcggtccgctggtcccacggctttggtggacctcccgcagggatgcctgtggagggtccgctggtcccacggtcctctggtcccgtggctttggtggacctcccgcagggacgcctgtgggaggtccaccggagctgcgggaccagcagaccctccacagggacgcctgcgggaggtccaccggagccgcctgccgccctcctggcgactggcagagcgccccccatggcatgccgcctcaagcacacgcttggcgtgctggggcctggagccgcccctggttctacCCAATTCAGGGAATCTCTGAGATCAGGGATTGTGACCGTTACTTGGGGAGTGTCCAAAGTGAAAGCTGCATCTTAGGAAGTGATGCAGAATAGGGAAAGCTCTGAGAACTACCCAGCTGAACTGTGTCACTATAAATGATTACTATCCGTGTTAAAATGCCTGATTCCCTTTGATAGCAATGCATACAGGTCGTCACATTCCCTGGTTTCTTATAGCTCAGATCACCCCTTTCAGGATgtcaattaatttaatttaattttttccccattctctCAGCTCATCGCTTCATGTGTAACAGCCAATGGAAAGTCAAAACAATGTGACTGAGTTTATTCTTTTGGGACTTTCCAATGACCCATGGCTCAAGATTTTCCTCTTCCTGGTATTTttagttatttacttatttaccCTGGTGGGGAATATGGTGATCATGCTGGCAATAAGGACTGATCCTCAGCTTAATTcacccatgtatttcttcctcttctgcctaTCCTTCCTTGATGTCTTCTACTCCACTGTCACCATCCCCAAGATGCTGGACAACTTACTATCAAAGCGGAAAACTATTTCTGTCTATGGCTGCTTTGCACAGATTTTCCTTATTATACTGTCAGGGTGTACTGAAGGTTTCATGCTTTCAGTGATGGCTTATGACCGACATGCTGCCATATGTGATCCACTGCACTATGTGAACATCATGAACAAGCGAGTCTGCCATCAGCTGGTGGCTGCTGCATGGACAGTGAGTTTTTTCTTTGCACTTGTCAACACTCTTTTTCTATTAAATGTAAATTTTTGCGGACCCAATGAAGTCACTCATTTCATCTGTGAGCTCCCTTCACTGCTAGCTCTGTCCTGCACCGCGACTTTCACCAATGAAATGGTACTTCTTACATCCGTTGTGATATTTGGATTGAGCTCCTTCATCCCCATTTTGGTCTCTTATATTcacatcatctccaccatcctgaggaTACGCTCCGCAGAAGGCAGgagtaaagccttctccacctgcagctcccacatcaCCGTGGTGTGTTTATTGTACCTGACGGCTCTCTTACAATATATGAAACCCAATGCAGCACCCTCTGTGATTCTAAATGAACTCTTCTCCATCCACTACAGCATCTTAACTCCCATGTTAAACCCCATTATTTACAGCCTTAAAAATAAAGAAGTGAAAACGGCTCTGTGGAAAATATACTCAAGTCGTGTTAGTGATGTTCGTTAGCTAGCTAATAAAGATGCACAGAAGAACTGAGTGTTTCAATAGCCTGAGCTCATAATATGGACTGAGAATGTGTATtcatgtaaaaagaacaggagtacttgtggcaccttagagactaacaaatttatttcagcataagctttcgtgggctacagctcacttcttcggatgcatagaatggaacacacagacagaagatatttatacatacagagaacatgaaaaggtggaagtacgcatacaaactgtaagagtccaatcaattgagatgagctgtcatcagcaagaggaaaaaaaacaacctttgaagtgataatcgagatgaacCATAGAAGGTGTGAAGATTATCTATTAtcacttcaaagtttttttttctcctgctgatgacagcttatctcaattgattggactcttacagttggtatgcgtacttccaccttttcatgttctctgtatgtataaatatcttctgtctgcgtgttccattctatgcatccgaagaagtgagctatagcccacgaaagcttatgctgaaataaatttgttagtctctaaggtgccacaagtactcctgtcctttttgcggatacagactaacacggctgctactctgaaacctgtattcaTGTAGTTTCATTGAGAAGtactttatttttctctttaatgATATCTGtgcaatttcctgcaatacctTTGGGAGATTGTATTGTAGTAAGTTGATGCATCATTGTGGGCAAGGCATTGTCTGTAATTCCATGTGGGAGGGTGACATCAGCCCTGCAGGAACTAAGAATGAGGTGGGGtggtgattaggcaaattcactcatgtgtaacacctccagagaggtaaCCCCACCTGGAAAGTCTCATGTATACTGgatcaaactggattctccaccACCTAACAGACCAAGAAAAGACTTTTGGACAAATAATCTAGGTTTTAATCAATTCAGGGCTTtccttctgatccagcaaagggaCAGGACCTTCAGTTTCCGGGGGTCTCAAATCCTTCCTAATATGGGGTGGAAGGACTTTGGCCTACCAAAGCCCCTTAAGATTGAAAGGTGACCACTGGTAAACTAACATACATATAGGGAATTTAATTTTTGTATGTGTTTTCTCTGTAAGAATAAACGTATGTGCTTAGAAAGGGATGTGCTGCCTTACAACTGCTGTCAATTATTTTCTTCGTAAgcctttggagagaaagcaaaataCAAAGGCAGGccggcttgctggggatatcaccgTGTAGGCAGGGAACAATGCAATCTGGAAAACCCTTTGTCAAGTAGGATTGGGACCTCCGCcactgcccaagagaggtgacagctggaagcctagagtgggtgccctcaAGGGGCCATGGAGGGGGAACACAGGTGCATTTGCCCTGAACTGTATCAACAACCTTTGAGTTGGAAAGGACTCGGTAGTACCCAGCCTGCATATTAAGGCATGAGCTACTGTCTCTAAAAAGAAATGTGGTGGTAGGAAAGTCTGTCAGACTTTCATCTTCACTCTCCTCAGTTTTTACACATGCACTTTATGGTGAATGGGTGAGAAAGGAGCTGAATACAAACTCCCCTCCCTTGATATACCCCCAGATGTCCCCTGAGATCCCTTCTGCATAACAGAATTTGCAAAAACCTGCTACGTTCCACCCCAACTTATGCAACTGATGTGGCCTTATGTGCACAAATGTACTTGGACTAACGTGATATTTTAAGTGAAATGCTGACTTGAAAGGGAATGCTTTGCAGGCAAAAGGAGGCAAAAGATGGAAATCTGACTCaacctgctctagccactggacAGTCCTCACCCACTCTTTCCTCATAATGTAGAGTGAATTTGTATCTGGTGTTGTAAAGCAGGAAGGATGGTTGGAGCATTACAGAGCTAGCTAGATGCCTGGGAGACTTACAGGCCATTCACGGCTTTGCCATATGACTCCTATGTGATGTTCAGCAAATCACAtaagggcagattttcaaaggtttttaggtAACTGAAGTTGCAGATAGCCACGTGGTTTTCTAAAGCTTAATTTGAAAGCAATGAAATTTAAGCATCTAGggcctagtgggatttttttaaagtacataggcacctaaatacctttaaagatctggtcaccaggcacttttgaaaaccttgctAATCACCTACCTGCAATGATAGGCCAAACACCTCTATACAtttttacaaatctggcccttcGTCTCTTTCCGTAAATCAGGCTATAACAGTAACTGCCTATCTCACAAAAGCATGATGAGGACAAAGACACTGAagactgtgaagtgctcagataataCCATAAGGAAGGTTATGTAGGTATAGACCATAGACAGATAAGTGTGTATAGGATATTATGAGTATGTCAACACTGCATAGTTACCCCAGGCTCAGATTCAGGGTTAAGCCCAAGGTTCAttaccatccacacacaaatcagtttgACTTCAGTCAGCAAGCCCTCAGGACTCAATCCTGCAGAGTCTGGAATGGGGGTGTATCTGCACCTGAGTCCCACTGCAATATGGGCCCAACCCCTATCACTTTGCAGCATTGAcgcagctcaagccacagacccaAATCAGGTCTGCATAATGCAGTATGGATGCATTATCCTGGTTGTGAGACCCaggtaaacccaggtttacaatgcaatatGGATGCTTAAGTAGGGGCCTGGAAACATTAAATCTACAAGCCCAGATCCCAgagacctgggtttacaatgcagtgtagacatgccttaggAGTCCAGATTTCCATTATTGTGTCAGAGAGAAAATATTTCCTAGGGACAAGAGTTGGGAACTGGGAGCTAATACCCTTCTggaccaatttttttaaattacaccagaagcaggaagcctgttaaacaaGCAGTGAGACCACTGAAAACACAGTGCTAAAGTAGCACTCAAGGAGGATGAGGCCACTGCGGAGAAaccaaatgaattctttgcatcggtcttcatggatGAGGATGTCAGGGAGATTCcccaacctgagccattctttttaggtgacagatctgaggaactgtcccagatggaGGTGTccttagaggaggttttgaaacaaattgataaactaaacagcaataagtcaccaggaccagatgatactCACCAAAGAGTTCAGAAGgcactcaaatatgaaattgcagaactactaactgtattatgtaacctatcatttaaatcagcttctgtaccaaatgactggagtaTAGGTAATGTgatgccatttttttttaaaaagaggtctGAGTTATTCTCAGCTCCATTACTGTCTTACTACATCATCTCATTACTAGAgtagatcatagaatattaggattagAAAGGatctcagaagatcatctagtccaacctcctgctcaaagcaggaccaacccccagatttttaccccagttccccaaatggccccttaAGAGCTGAACTCATAACCCTTAGTTTGGCAGGCtaattctcaaaccactgagctatccctctgcccagctaaggcagtgttatttactacttctcataacacaagaactaatggtcaccaaatgaaattaataggcagcacatgtaaatatttcttcacacaacacactgtcaacctgtggaacacctttccagaggatattgtgaaggccaagaccataacaggggtcaaaaaagaacttgattaattcatggaggataattccatcaatggctattagccaggatggacaggaacggtgtccctagtctctgtttgccagaagctgggaatgaacaacagggatggatcacttgatgattacatcctctgttcattccctcaggggcacctggcactggatactgggctagaaggatgTTTGAGGTggcccagtagggccgttcttattttcttatgaaatatttcttcacacaacccacagtcaacctgggaaattctttgccagagaatgttgtgaaggccaagactataatagcaTTCAAAAAAgaatagataagttcatggaggataggtccattcatggttattagctaggatgggagggatggtgtccctagtctctgccagaagctgggaatgggcgacgggatggatcactcaatgattacctgttctgttcattccctctgaagcacatggcattggccagtgtcagaagacaggatactgggctaggtggacttctggtctgacccagcatggctgtttttatggattaaaattgctatttatttattatttctattacaggaATAACTAGAGACACCGAACAAGAGCGGGGGTCCCATTTTGGTAGGTACTTTTTAAGCACATAGACCATATTTTCAAAGGTGTATAGATCCTCAAAGAAGCAGATAACTGCTTGGTGGGCTTTTCAAACATGTCTATATGGCTTGATTTTAATGGTAGGTAGACATCTAGGCACTTTTTATAAAAACACTAAGTACCTATCTAtatctttaagcacctaaatatcttgtaaaatctgggactggatgtGTTTCTAAGCATGATTATAGTTCAGCTGGATGttatagcctgtgttatgcaggaggtcagattagatgatcaagATTGTCCACTCTGGCCCAGAGAATTGATATGACTTGCAGCAGGTCAAACAGAAAGTCAATGTCAGAGCTAAAAATGGAACAAAGGAGTCCTGATTCCATGATCAGGTCTCAGTCCACTTAATCACTACTGATAGACCATGAGATCTCTTCCATGTTAATGTCCATCCCTCTGATTCTCCTTTTACCTGTTCAATTACTTTGCCTGCCAAGAGAAGAGCAGAGAGGGCGGGTAGTGGTTGGAAAGGCCATTATCACTAATTGATACATTTGTTAATACCAGGTGATTTTCAAGGACTTTGAAAGAGGCATAGATAACCCAGGTCAGCATTTGACCCAAGTGTTACTCGGTGTCTTTCACCAGCTATGACAAGATTCTACAATGGATCGTGATTGGACAGAAATCTGAGCCTTTGCTCTGTTCCATAAAAATGTATGGTACTTCCACATGGGTGCAAAGGTTTGTATTAATAGATATCAAGACAATATCAGTGTCAAGAGCACATCACTAGAACTCCCTTATAGTGCCCATAACTCACTTTTGATACCCACTCACTGAGCTCTAATTATCATCTTCTGCAACAGAAAAGCAGACGGGGCAGAAATACATGCTTAATGTGTTTTCCAGCAAGGGATGGctg
This window encodes:
- the LOC123348396 gene encoding olfactory receptor 8S1-like, translating into MESQNNVTEFILLGLSNDPWLKIFLFLVFLVIYLFTLVGNMVIMLAIRTDPQLNSPMYFFLFCLSFLDVFYSTVTIPKMLDNLLSKRKTISVYGCFAQIFLIILSGCTEGFMLSVMAYDRHAAICDPLHYVNIMNKRVCHQLVAAAWTVSFFFALVNTLFLLNVNFCGPNEVTHFICELPSLLALSCTATFTNEMVLLTSVVIFGLSSFIPILVSYIHIISTILRIRSAEGRSKAFSTCSSHITVVCLLYLTALLQYMKPNAAPSVILNELFSIHYSILTPMLNPIIYSLKNKEVKTALWKIYSSRVSDVR